A part of Cloacibacillus sp. genomic DNA contains:
- the rpoB gene encoding DNA-directed RNA polymerase subunit beta, producing the protein MQVKQTSGKAFERRVVFGKEKNLIALPDLVEVQRNSYQWFFQADREPDMRASQGLQELFDEIFPIESYDGSFALEFVRYYVDPVPISLDEARSRDLTWSRPLRATIRLINKKTGEIKEEEIYLGDFPAMTERGTFIINGTERVVVNQLARSAGVYYSADLGIPGQETFVAKLIPDRGAWIEYDLAPGDVLSVKIDNRKKIPVTMMLRAFGIQSTDEIISLFDGKEVEKDLVDDDVRGMLLAEDILSNDGSGTVEIRKNTRLTKEHMEVLWNHGRTKVWVWDIDPALAVTIERDNTDTPDAAMLELFRKLRPNEPARMENAREYIMSIFFDPRRYNLGRVGRYKINRRLQLDIPNTERLLTVTDIVAIIKGLIRLRDGSEHMDDIDHLGNRRVRAVGELLQNQVRIGLLRMERIARERMTTMPDLATAMAKDLINVRPISAALREFFGSGQLSQFMDQTNPLAELTHRRRLSALGPGGLSRERAGFEARDVHHTHYGRVCPIETPEGPNIGLVTSLATFARINEYGFLVCPRRKVVDGKVTEEIVYLSADDEDEYYVGRADLPMDDEGNVLPSLTGGIYVRHHDNTIEIDPKELDYLDISPKQIVSISTALIPFLEHDDANRALMGSNMQRQAVPLVFPDSPIVGTGIEHRIAKDSGSCVVSRRAGTVTYVDADLIVIRTDDGGQDEYHMPKFRRSNQGTVIHQRPLVYTGQHVDANEIIGDGQACDQGELALGRNVVVAFVSWEGYNFEDAILLSQKLVKEDFYTSIHIEEYEVESRDTKLGPEEISRDIPNVGEDALKNLDEDDGIVRIGAEVKAGDILVGKVTPKGESDQSPEEKLLRAIFGEKAREVRDTSLRVPHGEGGKVVEIKRLSREKNSEDLSPGVNEVVKVYVAQFRKITEGDKMAGRHGNKGVVSRIMAEEDMPYLSDGTPVDVVLNPLGVPSRMNLGQVLETMLGFVAMQKGYKVVTPVFESATAEDIAPDVKWIQQNKYPEMRDDCKITIYDGRTGEPMANQVMVGVMYMLKLIHLVDDKIHARSIGPYSLITQQPLGGKTQFGGQRFGEMEVWALEGYGAAHMLQEMLTVKSDDIRGRLKTYERIVKGENLAKPGVPESFRVLIKELQGLALDVEIMYADGSFGELVLNDDDDERGPRHVSFKPDATVDDLDAVFNQDVAVPAKAAGSNDLFNESAVEYSGLELHETDEERDAAILSDDLFESDPQTGEQGDED; encoded by the coding sequence ATGCAGGTTAAACAGACTTCGGGTAAAGCATTTGAGCGGCGTGTAGTTTTTGGTAAAGAGAAAAATTTGATAGCACTGCCAGATCTGGTTGAGGTACAGCGTAACTCATACCAGTGGTTCTTTCAGGCCGACAGGGAGCCTGATATGCGTGCATCACAGGGGTTGCAGGAGCTTTTCGATGAAATTTTCCCCATCGAGAGTTATGACGGCTCTTTTGCACTGGAATTCGTAAGATATTATGTCGATCCTGTTCCTATCAGTCTGGATGAGGCTCGCAGCCGGGACCTTACATGGTCGAGACCGCTGCGTGCGACGATTCGTCTGATAAACAAAAAGACCGGCGAAATCAAGGAAGAAGAAATTTATCTCGGTGACTTTCCCGCGATGACGGAGAGAGGAACCTTCATCATCAACGGCACGGAGCGTGTCGTCGTAAACCAGCTGGCCCGTTCGGCCGGCGTCTATTACAGCGCTGACCTCGGTATTCCGGGGCAGGAGACCTTTGTGGCGAAGCTGATCCCCGACCGCGGAGCGTGGATCGAGTATGACCTCGCCCCTGGGGACGTGCTCTCCGTTAAGATCGACAATCGTAAGAAAATTCCCGTCACCATGATGCTGAGAGCCTTCGGCATCCAAAGCACGGATGAAATAATCTCTCTCTTTGACGGCAAAGAGGTGGAGAAGGACCTCGTTGACGACGACGTGCGCGGAATGCTCCTCGCAGAGGACATCCTCTCGAACGACGGTTCGGGGACGGTGGAGATCCGCAAGAACACCCGTCTCACTAAGGAACATATGGAGGTCCTCTGGAACCACGGACGCACCAAGGTGTGGGTCTGGGACATCGATCCCGCCCTCGCCGTGACGATCGAGCGCGACAATACCGACACTCCCGACGCGGCAATGTTGGAGCTCTTCCGCAAGCTGCGCCCCAACGAGCCTGCCCGTATGGAAAACGCGCGCGAGTATATTATGAGCATATTCTTCGATCCCAGAAGATATAACCTCGGACGTGTAGGACGTTACAAGATAAACCGCCGTCTGCAGCTGGATATTCCGAATACGGAAAGGCTGCTTACGGTCACCGACATAGTGGCGATAATCAAGGGACTTATCCGCCTGCGCGACGGCAGCGAGCACATGGACGACATCGACCATCTCGGCAACCGCCGCGTGCGCGCCGTCGGCGAACTGCTCCAGAACCAGGTCCGTATCGGACTGCTGCGTATGGAGCGTATCGCGCGCGAGCGTATGACGACGATGCCGGACCTCGCCACGGCGATGGCGAAGGATCTCATCAACGTGCGTCCGATATCGGCGGCGCTGCGTGAGTTCTTCGGCTCCGGACAGCTTTCCCAGTTTATGGACCAGACGAACCCGCTTGCGGAGCTGACGCACAGACGCCGTCTCTCCGCCCTCGGCCCCGGCGGCCTCTCTCGTGAACGCGCGGGATTCGAGGCCCGCGACGTCCACCATACGCACTATGGACGCGTGTGTCCGATCGAGACGCCGGAAGGTCCGAACATCGGACTTGTCACTTCGTTGGCGACCTTTGCCCGTATCAACGAATACGGCTTCCTGGTCTGTCCGCGCCGCAAAGTCGTGGACGGCAAGGTTACGGAGGAGATCGTCTACCTCTCCGCCGACGATGAGGACGAATACTATGTCGGACGCGCCGACCTGCCGATGGATGACGAGGGCAACGTCCTCCCGTCGCTGACCGGCGGCATCTACGTACGTCACCACGACAACACGATAGAGATAGACCCGAAGGAGCTTGACTACCTCGACATTTCGCCGAAGCAGATAGTCTCCATCTCGACGGCTCTTATCCCCTTCCTTGAGCATGACGACGCGAACCGCGCGCTGATGGGCTCCAACATGCAGCGTCAGGCGGTCCCCCTCGTATTTCCGGATTCACCGATCGTCGGAACGGGGATCGAGCACCGCATCGCTAAGGACTCCGGCTCCTGCGTAGTATCCCGCAGGGCTGGCACCGTCACCTACGTCGACGCCGACCTGATCGTCATCAGGACCGACGACGGCGGCCAGGACGAGTACCATATGCCGAAGTTCCGCCGTTCGAACCAGGGAACGGTCATTCACCAGCGCCCCCTTGTCTATACTGGGCAGCACGTGGACGCTAATGAGATAATCGGGGACGGTCAGGCCTGCGATCAGGGAGAGCTGGCTCTGGGACGCAACGTGGTGGTCGCCTTCGTCTCCTGGGAGGGCTACAACTTCGAAGACGCTATCCTGCTTTCTCAGAAGCTGGTAAAAGAAGATTTCTACACATCGATACATATAGAGGAATACGAGGTCGAGTCGCGCGATACGAAGCTTGGCCCCGAAGAAATTTCCCGCGACATCCCGAATGTCGGTGAGGACGCTCTTAAAAATCTTGACGAGGACGACGGCATCGTCCGCATCGGCGCGGAGGTCAAGGCTGGTGACATCCTTGTCGGCAAAGTCACGCCGAAGGGCGAGTCGGACCAGTCTCCGGAAGAGAAGCTGCTTCGCGCGATATTCGGCGAAAAGGCCCGCGAGGTGCGCGACACCTCTCTGCGCGTTCCCCACGGCGAAGGCGGAAAGGTCGTCGAGATCAAACGTCTGAGCCGCGAAAAGAACAGCGAGGACCTCAGCCCCGGAGTCAACGAAGTGGTGAAGGTATACGTCGCCCAGTTCCGTAAGATAACCGAGGGCGACAAGATGGCCGGACGCCACGGAAACAAGGGCGTCGTCTCCCGCATCATGGCGGAAGAGGATATGCCCTATCTCTCGGACGGCACCCCGGTCGACGTCGTGCTGAACCCGCTGGGCGTCCCCAGCCGTATGAACCTGGGACAGGTTCTTGAGACGATGCTCGGCTTTGTCGCGATGCAGAAGGGCTATAAGGTGGTAACGCCTGTCTTCGAGTCGGCGACGGCTGAGGATATCGCCCCCGACGTCAAGTGGATACAGCAGAACAAGTATCCCGAGATGCGCGACGACTGCAAGATAACGATTTATGACGGCCGCACCGGAGAGCCGATGGCGAACCAGGTAATGGTCGGCGTCATGTACATGCTTAAGCTGATACACCTTGTCGACGACAAGATCCACGCGCGTTCGATAGGGCCGTACAGCCTCATCACGCAGCAGCCGCTCGGCGGAAAGACGCAGTTCGGAGGCCAGCGTTTCGGAGAGATGGAAGTCTGGGCCCTCGAAGGATACGGCGCGGCGCATATGCTGCAGGAGATGCTGACGGTGAAGTCCGACGATATCCGCGGACGCCTTAAGACCTATGAACGTATAGTGAAGGGCGAGAATCTTGCGAAGCCGGGCGTGCCGGAATCATTCCGTGTCCTTATCAAAGAGCTTCAGGGACTGGCGCTTGATGTGGAGATCATGTACGCGGACGGCAGCTTCGGCGAGCTGGTCCTGAATGACGACGATGACGAGAGAGGCCCGCGTCACGTCTCGTTCAAACCTGACGCGACGGTGGATGACCTTGACGCCGTCTTCAACCAAGACGTTGCGGTGCCGGCGAAGGCCGCCGGTTCCAACGACCTCTTTAACGAGAGCGCGGTGGAATACAGCGGGCTTGAGCTGCACGAGACCGACGAAGAGCGTGACGCCGCCATCCTGAGCGACGATTTATTTGAAAGTGATCCACAGACCGGTGAGCAGGGGGATGAAGATTAA